The genomic interval TTTTGTTTATCCAGTTCTTTGGGGGATGGATTTACAATCAGAACATGAACAGTATTTAGTGACTAACTATTTTCAATCTCCTGTAATAATATTTGATTATCCTTCTTGTATTAAAGCTTTTTATATGCGTATGAATAAGGATAAAAAAACGGTTCAAGCGATGGATGTATTATTTCCAGAAATAGGAGAAATAATTGGAGGATCTCAACGGGAAGAACGTTATGATATATTATTAAATCGCATAAAAAACACAAATGTAGATAATAGTAAACTTTGTTGGTATTTAGATACACGTCGTTTTGGATCAGTTCCCCATAGTGGATTTGGGTTAGGATTTGATCGTTTAGTTCAATTCATTACAGGGATGAAAAATATTCGAGATGTAATTCCTTTTCCCAGGACTCCAAAAAATGCAGAATTCTAAAATATGTTAAAACAAAAATTATTACAAAAAGGACAACAAAAGCTTTCCCCCCAACAAATTAAACTAATGAAATTAGTACAATTATCTACTTTGGATTTTGAACAAAGAGTAAAACAAGAATTGGAAGAAAATACAGCATTAGAATTAGAAGAAGATTGTTATAATAATAAAGATAATAATATTATTATCGATCATAACAAAAATAGAATCACAGATGTTCGTTCTGATGAAAATTCTGAAATTTTTGATTTTTCAGATGATGAAAATGGAATAATAAATGATTCCTCTGCAGATCTTTCTTCTAAAAAAAATTTAGACGAAATTATAATAGATAACAATAATCATAATTTTATAAAACAATATAGAGGGGGATTCGGAAAAGATATTTCCATAATTTCGGGAATTTCTTTTCAAGAATATTTAAAAAGTCAATTACATACTTTTCGTTTTTTAAATCAGGAAGATTTATTGATAGCAGATTTTATATTAGGAAATATCGACGAAGATGGTTATCTCAGAAGAGATCTCACAGCCCTATCTGATGATATACTTCTGATTCTTGGAATATCAGTATCTGTCAAAAAGATTGAAAAATTGCTTTTAAACTATATTCAAAAGTTAGATCCTATAGGAGTAGGATCTAGAAATTTACAAGAATGTCTTCTTTTACAATTAAAAAATAAAAAAAAATCATCAGAAATAAATTTTGCAAAAAAAATTGTCCAAGATTATTTCAAGTTTTTTACAAAAAAACATTATCAAAAATTGCAAAATAAGTTAGGAACAACAAAAAAAAATTTAAGAAAAGCCATTTCTAAAATAGAAAAGTTAAATCCAAAACCAGGTAAGATTTATTCTGGAAACGCTAAAAATTTAGATGATTTTGATAATCTTATTCCAGATTTTACTATCTGCATAGTAGATGGAAAATTAGAACTTTCTTTAAATCAAAGAAATACTCCAGAAGTAAAAATTTCATCTTTATATTTAGAGATGTTAAAATCTTATAATTGTTCAAAGAAAATAAAAAATATAAAAAATGACGAAAATGCTATTATGTTTATAAAACAAAAAATTGATTCAGCAAAGTGGTTTGTTGATGCTATTAAACAACGAAAAGATACATTAATGTTAACAATGAATGCTATTATGGATTATCAAAAAGAATATTTTTTAACTGGAGATCCATATCAAATAAAACCTATGATTTTAAAAAACATTTCACAAAAAATTGGAGTAGGGATATCAACTGTCTCTCGTGTTGCTAACAGTAAATATGTAAATACACCATATGGAACTTTTTTAATAAAAAGTTTTTTTTCAGAAAAAATGATTAACGAAGAAGGAGAAGAAATTTCTTCAATTGAAATAAAAAAATTATTAGGAGATTCTATTGAAAAAGAAAATAAAAAAAGCCCTTTAACTGATGAAAAGTTATCAAATATTCTCAAAAGAAAAGGCTATCCAATAGCTAGACGTACTGTAGCAAAATATAGATCTCAAATGCAGATTCCTGTTGCAAGAATGCGAAAAATTTTATAATTATTTTTTGATTATAATAGTTTTCCAATTAGAAAATTCTTTTATTGACAGAACAGAAAGCTCTCTTCCATATCCAGATTTTTTTATTCCTCCAAAAGGAAAACGAGGATCAGACTTTACTACTTCATTGATAAATACCATACCCGTCTGAATTTTTTTGGATAATTCCTCCGCCTTTTCTAAATCTTCTGTCCAAATGGAAGCACCTAATCCATAACATGTAGAATTCACAATAGATGGAATTTCTTGTTCATCAAAAAAAGTATATATCAATCCTATTGGCCCAAATAGTTCCTCTTTATTTGAAGAAATATTATTATTTTTTATTTTCAATAAAGATGGAGAAAAAAAATTTTTTTCTCTTACAGAAGAGAGACAGATTTTTGCTTCATTAGCAATAATATTATTGTATTGTTTATATAATTTTTCAGATAAATCAGAACGAGAAATATAACCTATTTTAGTAGATTCATCATATAAATCTCCTCTCTGATATTTTTTCATTTCTTGAATTACAATATCTATAAAATAATCTGAAATGGAATTATCCACAACAAATCTTTTAGCTGAAATACATGTTTGGCCTGTATTGTTTAATCTAGATTTTGTTGCAATTTTTCCAGTTTCTTCTATGTTTTTCACATCTTTTAGAACTACAAAAGCGTCATTACCACCTAACTCTAAAACAGATTTTTTAATATATTTTCCGGATAAATATCCTATATGACTTCCAGCAAAATGACTTCCTGTAAAAGTAACTCCTTGTATTGTAGAATTAGATATAACTGATTCTATTTTAGGAATATCTATTAAAAGAACTTGAAAAACCCCTTTTGGAAATCCAGATTCAATAAATATTTTTTCTAAAAGAATAGAACAACCTGTAGTATTAAAAGCGGGTTTTAAAAGAATTACATTTCCTAATAACAAGTTAGGAATGGCATATCTTATAGTCTGCCATATTGGATAATTCCAAGGCATAATCCCTAATATAGCACCTATTGATTCAAATCTAACATAAGATTTTTCATATTCTGTAGTTGTTATATTTTTAAAAAAAACAGATTCTTTAATAGAAGAATAATACTCGCACAATTTTATGCTTTTATTGACTTCTGATTTTGATTGATATATGGGTTTTCCCATCTCCTGAGTAATTAAATACGATATGATATCTATAGTCTTTTTCATGCAAAAAGACAGTTTAATAATCTGTTTAATTCTATAAGAAAAAGAAGTGTTTTTCCATTCTTCATATGCTTTATGAGCTATAGATATTTTTTCTAAAATATCTTTTTCAGAAAGAAAAGAATAAGTGTTAATTATACTATTATCAACCGGATTAATGGTTTGAAACTTATTATTATTCATATTCATAGTTTCATAGTTCCTCATTTTTTTGAAAATAAAAAGAACATAAAATCATCTATGTAACTTTTCTACTCGTTTGAATAGAAATTTTTTCTTGAAAACAAATCGCATACAACTTAATCTTTTTCAAAAATAAAAATAGACCATTAGATCGAATTGGAGATAAAAATGTTTTCAAACCTATTTCAGAAATAAAATTTGCATTTGATGAAATGATTTCAAAAGGAATCTGTCCTGAATATAGACGAATCATAAGAGCTGCCATACCTCTAGGCAACAAAGCGTCACTATCTGCATCAAAAAAAACACGTACTCCTTTTAATTGGGCACCTAGCCAAACTTGAGATTGACATCCATAAATTAATTTATCATCTGATCTAAAATCAATCGATTTTTCGGGCAAATTTCTTCCTAAATCTATAAGATATTCATATTTCTCTTCCCAATCTTTGAGAAGAATAAATTCTTTTTTAATTTCTTCTTCTTTTTCCTGTAACGTCATTTCAAAATTTTTACACAAATATAGAATGATTATGATTTCTGATTATTATTTAGGATAGGATTATTTAATAATTTTTCTCTAGCTATTTTTGCAGCTTTTGTCATATTTTTAAGTGATTTCATTACTTCATTCCATTTTCTAGTTTTTAAACCACAATCTGGATTCACCCAAATATTTTTAATTGGAAACCTATTAGAAGCTTTTTTAATTAAATCAAATATTTCTTTTACAGTAGGAATTCTTGGAGAATGAATATCATATACCCCGGGGCCTATTTCATTTGGATAAGAATATTTTGAAAAAGATTCTAACAATTCCATTTTAGATCTTGATGTTTCTATTGTTAGAACATCTGCATCTAGATTTTCTATATGAGGTAATATGTCATTAAATTCACTATAACACATATGTGTATGAATTTGAGTTTCATCTTTTACTACACTTGAAGAAATCCGAAAAGCTTTAACTGTCCAATCAAAATAAAATTTCCACTTTTTTTTTTTCAAAGGTAATCCTTCTCTAATTGCTGGTTCATCAATTTGAATTATTTGAATACCAGAATCTTCTAAATCCTTTACTTCATCTCTAATAGATAAAGCAATCTGATAAGCCGTAGTAAAAATAGGTTGATCATTTCTTACAAAAGACCACTGTAAAATAGTTACAGGTCCAGTCAACATCCCCTTCATTAATTTTTCAGTTTGGGACTGAGCAAAACAGATATATTTAGTGGTAATATTTTTATTCCGAGTAACATCTCCATAAATAATTGGAGGTTTCACGCAGCGACTTCCATAACTTTGAACCCACCCATTTTCAGTAGAAATAAATCCTTTTAGTTTATCTGAAAAAAATTCGACCATATCATTCCTCTCAAATTCTCCATGTACTAAAACATCTAAATTGATTTCTTCTTGTTTCTTTATAACATATACAATAAATTCCTTAATTTTTTTTTCATATTCTTCTTGACTAAATTCTTTTTTTTTAAACTTATTTCGTAAAGTACGAATTTCTTTAGTCTGTGGAAAGGAACCAATGGTCGTAGTGGGAAATACAGGAAGATTAAATTTTTTATTTTGTTTTTTTTGTCGAATGTTAAAAGGACTTTTTCTTTGAAAATCTAAGTCTCTTACTTGTTTTACTTTTTCTTTCACTTTTTGATCATGAAAAAGAAAAGAACTTTTTGTTTTTTTTAAAGACATCAAATTTTGAGATAATAAATCCTTATTCCCTTTCATAATATCTTCTAAATCTTTTAATTCATATATCTTTTGTTTTGCAAAAACCATTCTATTTTTTATATCTGAATGAATGGAATATTCATATTCTATATCGAGGGGGATATGTATCAGAGAACAACTGGGAGCAATCATAACACGTTTTTCTCCTAACACTTTTATTGATCTTTCGATATTCTTAATGGAATTCACATAATTATTTTTCCAAATATTTCTTCCATCTATTAACCCTAAAGATAAAATCATTTTTGTATCACTCAAAAAACTAAGCACTTTTTCTAATTGATCTGGATCTTCTATTAAATCAACATGCAAAGCATTTATAGAAGAAGAAAACTCTCTAAGAATAGAAATGTTTTCTGAAATTCCATCAAAGTAGGATGTTAATAGAATATTAATTTCAGAACAATGTTTAGAAATTTCTTGATAAGAATATTGAAACGCCTCTACTACTTTTTTAGATAAATCATCAAAAACTAAAATTGGCTCGTCCAATTGTATCCAATTAGAACCTCTCTTTTTTAAAGAATTGATTACTTTTATATAAATAGGAACAATATTTTCAATCAAATCCATCTTATGAAAATTTTCCTTTTCTTTTTCTTTTCCTAAAAAAAGGTAAGAAACAGGACCTATCACAACCGGTTTTGGAATTGATTTTAATATTTTTTTTGCTTCTTCAAATTCATCGAATATTTTTCTTGAAAAAATACTAAATTTTTGATTTTTGTAAAATTCGGGGACTATGTAATGATAATTAGTATTGAACCACTTAGTCATCTCCATAGCTTTTATATCCAATCCTTTTTTTTGAATCCCTCTAGCCATTGCAAAATAAATCTCTATCTTCTGATTACTACTACTATCATCATTAGTAGTATCATGAACTATTTCTTTATAAGATTCTGGAATTGCCCCTAATAATAAAGACATATCTAGTACATGATCATAAAAACTAAAATCATTACATGGGATCAAATCCATCCCGGATTTTTCTTGTATTTTCCAATTTTCTTCTCGTATTTGTTTTCCAACATCAAACAATTTTTTTGAATCAATTTTATTTCCCCAATAAGATTCGCAAGCTTTTTTTAATTCTCTTCGTATTCCTATACGAGGATAACCTAAATTATGTTTTAGCATATTAATTATTTTCTTTTTTAAAGAATGGGGGCCCCCCTTTTTTATTTTTCATTCTTTCTTTTCTAATCTATTTATATATAAGTATTCTAAAATTTCTTTATCCAAAAAAGAAAAATGGACATTTCTTCTTTTCATCATAATTTCAGCTGTTTCACAAACCTTCCTAAAAAGAATCAATTTCTTATTTTGTATTCCTCCAAAAGAGAATGAAGAAATGTATCTAGGAGGAAATCCATATCCAAAAATATTTGCATTAACACCAACTATTGTAGCAGTATTAAATGGGGTATTGATAGCAGATTTAGAATGATCTCCCATAATCATCCCAAAAAATTGTACATCAATAGGATAAAAATCCTTTTTTTTATAATTCCAAACTGTTACTTTAGAATAATCATTTCTTAAATTCGAAATATTCGTTCCAGCTCCTAAATTACACCATTCTCCCAAAATAGTATTTCCTAAAAAACCATCATGAGCTTTGTTCGAATAAGAAAATAGAATAGAATTTCTTATTTCTCCACCTACTTTACAAAATGGACCAATAGTTGTCGATCCATATACTTTAGTCCCCATGTTTAATGTTGCTTTCTGACAAATCGCGACGGGGCCTCTAATCATGGATCCTTCCATAATTTGAACTCCTTTTCCAAGATATATTGGACCTGTATTCGCGTTGAGTACAATATTTTCTGCAACTATTTCTTCTTCCAGAAATATTTTTTCTTTCAAAAGAATCTGGTTATTTCCTAAAATAGAACAAGATTTTTTTTTCTTAAAAAAAGAAAAAAAATCTTGTTTTAATACAATTTCGTTATGGATAAATAGATCCCATGGATATTGAATATAAACAATTTTATTTAGGGGATAAACTTTTTTGTATTTTTTCTTTTTTTTAATAATAAGAGATGCCTCCGATGCATCGGAATAGGAAAAATAAGATTCTCTAAAAGCAACAATCTTATTGTTGCAAACAATCGCTTCATTTTCTTTTAATTTGAAAAGAATTTGAATCAACTCTTCATTTGGAATAAATGAAGAGTTGATTAGTAAAATGTTTCTAAATACATTGTTTCTACTAATCCCAAAAGAATATTTTTTTGAAAGATATGGCTGGGTAAGAATTACTGCTTTTCCCCCCATATATTTTTCCCATCTTTCTCTTAGAGTAAAAATTCCTAAACGAATTTCAGATACTGGTCTAGTGAATGTAATAGGAAACAAATTTTCCCATTCTATCCCATCATATAATATAAAAAAATCCATAACAATAACGACATAAAATGATTACTTCTTTTTATTTATATTATTATATTTTTCATATTTTTTTTTAAACCTTTCTGCGGGACCTGTTTTTCCTAGAAATCTTTTTTCTCCAGTAAAAAAAGGATGTGAAAAACTAGATACTTCCATTTTATATAGAGGATAATCTAGTCCATTTATTTGAATAGAATCTTTTGTTTCTACTGTAGATCTGCATATTAATATTTTTTCGTTGTTAATATCTTTAAAAACAACAGGTCTATAATTTTTTGGATGTATTTTTTTTCTCATAATTCAATTCTTATTTTCTTACTTTACTCTTACACAGTAGTTATTATATATAAGTATATATAAGTATTATCATTAGGAATATTTATTGATTTAGTGGAAAACGATAAATCATTCCATTAATATTCATTCCCGCTCCTAATGATGCCATTAAAATAGTATCTCCAGGATGAATTTCATGAGGAGGCATTTTTCCTTGAAGAATTAAATCTAATAAAGTAGGAACAGTAGCAACAGAAGAATTTCCAAATTTTTGGATAGTCATTGGCATTAAATTTGAATAAAAATATTTGTTTTTAAAAAAAAAAGAAGAATCATTGTACAATTTCAACAATCTTTTCAAAATAGCATAATCCATTTTAGCATTTGCTTGATGAATAAGAATTTTTTTAATATCTTTAATATGTAAATCCGCATGGTCCAATATATTTTTTAGCATATTGGGAACTTCTGTTAATGCGTATTCATAAATCCGTCTTCCATTCATTTTAATATTGACTAAAGATTTCTTATAACTAGGATTCAAAGAAGGTCCATTAGTTAAATAATGTAATTCCTCATTGTTATTGCATTGAGAATCATAATAAATTATCCCGTTATTTTCATCTTTTATATCATCAATTGCAGATAACACTGCGGCTCCTGCTCCATCCGAAAAAATCATTGCATTTCTATCATGTGGATCTATAACTTTAGATAAAGTCTCAGAACTTGTAATCAAAATATTATTAGCATACCTAGATCGTAAAAGTTGATCTGCTAAAATCATCCCTTCGATCCATCCTGTACATCCAAAAATCATATCATATGGACGACATTTTCTATTTTTTATTTGAAGTTTATTCTTCACTCTAGCTGCTATCGAAGGCATCAAATCAGATTGAAAAGAAATAGGATTGATATCTCCATAATTGTGAGCAGATATAATATAATCTATTTTTTCTTTATCAATTTTGGAATTGATCAAAGCTTTTTTTGCAGCAATAGTAGCAATATCTGAATTAAATAAATTATTATTATTAATGTATCTTCTTTCTTCTATTTCGGTTATTTTTTGAAATTTTTTAATAATATCTTCATTAGATTTATTGATTTTTAATCCTTTTTGATCGTAAAATGTATGTTTTAAAAAATGATTGCTTTTTACAATCTTTTTTGGTAAATAATGTCCAGTTCCTGTAATAACTGATCGAATCATTTCACTACGTTTGAAAATAATAAATAATAAATAATAAAATCTTTTGAAAAAATCGTTTTTTTCATTTCTGTTATGTAAATTACAGAATCTTATGAACAAAGATCCTCTTTTCTCAAATGAAAAAGAATTAACAAAAATGTTTGACGACATTTCTTCAAGATATGATTTTCTGAATCATGTTTTGTCTTTTGGAATAGATTTTCTTTGGAGAAAGAAAGCAGTGAATCTTCTAAATCACATTAATAAAAAAAAAAAAATATTAGATGTAGCTACTGGAACTGGAGATTTTGCTATACTAATTGCTAAAAAATTTCATGACACTAATGTGATAGGTATGGATCCATCTTACAAAATGCTAAAAATAGCTCAAAAAAAAATAAAAAATCATTTTCTTGAAAAAAGAGTTCAAATTATTCAGGGCTATTCACAAAATATCCCATTTAAAAATGATACATTTGACGGGGTGACTATTTCTTTCGGTTTTAGAAATTTTCAGTGTTTTCACATTTCTTTAAAAGAAATATATAGAATCCTTAAACCTTTGGGTTTTTTAGAAATTTTAGAATTTTCTCATCCTTCAAATATTTGTATAAAAAAACTTTATTATTTTTATTCTCATTTTATTTTACCTAAAATTGGAAGTTATCTATCAAAAAATTATTTTGCCTATAACTATTTACAAGAATCTATTAAATCTTTTTCTTATTACGGAAATAAAATGAAAAAATTTTTAAAATACCACAGATTTAACCCCATTCATACAAAAAAATTAACATTTGGAATTGCATCTATTTATTTATCAAAAAAAATAGTTTCTTCTAAGTGATATTTTTAGATCAATTAAAATTTTTTCATACTTATGAAGTCTTTATCTGGATATTTTACATCTGCTTTTCTAAAAAAAAGAATTAAAAATATAGAACATATTATCCGGAATCCAATAGGTACCCAACATCAATTAATGCAAAAATTGATTGTATATGCAAAAAATACTGAATTTGGAAAAAAATATGGATTTTGCAACATCAAAAAATACAAACAATTTTCTGAAAGAATCCCCATCTCTAAATATATGGATTTACATCCTATAATTAAAAGAATCAGAAAAGGAGAAAAAAATGTTCTTTGGCCCGGTCAAGTAAAATGGTTCGCCAGATCATCTGGAACTACAAATACAAAAAGTAAGTATATTCCTGTGACTAAGAATTCTATGAATGAATGTCATTACAAAGCAGGAAAAGATATGTTATCTATATACATTCATAATCATCCCAAAACGAAAGTTTTTTTCGGAAAATCTCTTCGTTTAGGAGGAAGTTTCGAGTTATACAAAAAGTACAATACTTTTTATGGAGACTTATCTTCTATTTTGATAAAAAACCTTCCATTTTGGGCGGAATATATTAGTATTCCAAATAAAAAAATTGCTTTAATAAGTGAATGGGAAAAAAAATTAGAAACCCTTGTTAAAGAAACATTATATAAAGATGTCCGCATTCTTTTAGGAGTTTGTTCTTGGTTACTAATTTTTTTAAACCAATTATTACAAACATCTAAAAAAAACAAAATAGATGAAATATGGAAAAACATAGAAGTGATTTTCCATGGAGGTGTAAGTTTTAAACCATATATTTCACAATACAATAATTTATTCTCTAACTCTATTAATTATTATGAAGTATACAGCGCATCAGAAGGTTTTTTTGCAATACAGGATCAAAAAAATGAAAAAGATCTTTTACTATTATTAGATCATGGAATTTTTTATGAATTTATTCCCATGGAAGAATTCGAGCTCCCTTATCAAAAAATTATTCCTATTGAAAAAGTAGAATTGAACAAAAATTATGCAATTGTTATTTCTACAAACGCTGGATTATGGAGATATATAGTTGGCGACACAATAAAATTCACTAGTTTATCTCCATATAGAATTCTTATTTCTGGAAGAACTACCCATTATATAAATTCTTTTGGAGAAGAATTAATTATTGAAAATGCGGAAAAAGCATTACACATGGCTTGTATAAAAACTGATTCTATTATTCATGAATATACAGCAGGGCCTATTTATATGAATCAGAAAAATTCGGGAGCTCATGAATGGATTATAGAATTTAAAGAACCACCAAAAAATTTAAACAATTTTAGAGATCTTTTAGATGAAGAATTAAAATCTTTGAATTCGGATTATGAAATTAAACGGGATAAGAATATAATTTTACGTCCTCCTGTTATATATGTTGCTAGAAATGGATTGTTTTACGATTGGTTAAAAAAACAGAAAAAATTAGGGGGACAAAATAAAGTCCCCCGATTGTCTAATGATAGAAAATATATAGATTCTCTGTTAAATATGTAGTTTTTTAATTCAAAAATTATTTTTATTTTAACTTTACAATACAATCATACATATGTATATGTACTTGACATCAGAAAAAAAAAAAGAAATATTTAAAACTTATGGAGCATCTGTTTTAGATACAGGTTCATCCAAAGCACAAGTTGCTTTATTTACTTATAGAATTAACCATTTAAGCAAACATCTAGAAAATAATAAGAAAGACTTCAACACAGAAAGAGCACTAGTCAAATTAGTAGGAAAAAGAAAAAAACTACTGAAATATATAGAACTATATGATAGAAATAGTTACAAAGAACTAATCAAACACTTGGGATTAAGAAAATGATCAATTTACAGAAAAAAATAAAAACTGATAAATAAATAATCCGATTCTCCATACACAAACACAATACAAAATAATATAATTAAGTAAAGTAAGTGTATCAATTACTATGATGTAATTTCTAATTACAAATAAATTATCCTTTTAAGATCTTTTCAGAAAGGAGATAAAAACACAATTTTTTTTTTGTTTTTTTTTATTCAGTTCAGACAGATCAGAAGAAAACAATTCAATATGTCAGATATAGTAAAAGAAATTATTTCTCTAGAAGATGATCGTACTATTGTAATAGAAACAGGACAGTTAGCTAAACAAGCTGACGGGTCTGCTATTGTACGTACAAAAAATACAATGTTATTAGCAACTGTAGTCGTTTCCAAGGAAATTAAAAATGGAATCAATTTTTTGCCATTAACAGTAGATTATAGAGAAAAATATTCTGCAGGTGGAAAAATTCCTGGTGGATTTATAAAAAGAGAAGGAAGACCTTCTGATGAAGAGATTTTAACAATGAGATTAGTAGATCGTGTCTTAAGACCTACTTTTCCTGATTTCTTTCGA from Blattabacterium cuenoti carries:
- the rpsO gene encoding 30S ribosomal protein S15 produces the protein MYLTSEKKKEIFKTYGASVLDTGSSKAQVALFTYRINHLSKHLENNKKDFNTERALVKLVGKRKKLLKYIELYDRNSYKELIKHLGLRK
- a CDS encoding GH3 auxin-responsive promoter family protein gives rise to the protein MKSLSGYFTSAFLKKRIKNIEHIIRNPIGTQHQLMQKLIVYAKNTEFGKKYGFCNIKKYKQFSERIPISKYMDLHPIIKRIRKGEKNVLWPGQVKWFARSSGTTNTKSKYIPVTKNSMNECHYKAGKDMLSIYIHNHPKTKVFFGKSLRLGGSFELYKKYNTFYGDLSSILIKNLPFWAEYISIPNKKIALISEWEKKLETLVKETLYKDVRILLGVCSWLLIFLNQLLQTSKKNKIDEIWKNIEVIFHGGVSFKPYISQYNNLFSNSINYYEVYSASEGFFAIQDQKNEKDLLLLLDHGIFYEFIPMEEFELPYQKIIPIEKVELNKNYAIVISTNAGLWRYIVGDTIKFTSLSPYRILISGRTTHYINSFGEELIIENAEKALHMACIKTDSIIHEYTAGPIYMNQKNSGAHEWIIEFKEPPKNLNNFRDLLDEELKSLNSDYEIKRDKNIILRPPVIYVARNGLFYDWLKKQKKLGGQNKVPRLSNDRKYIDSLLNM